Proteins found in one Arthrobacter sp. U41 genomic segment:
- a CDS encoding histidinol-phosphate transaminase, translating into MTSSENPAGGVRPRPVVDLLPRYAAGKPPVPVEGLVSYKLSSNENPLPPIPAVQQAIAAQNDFNRYPDPLSSKLRAALAGFLDVPAEDIVTGAGSLGALNQLLATFAGQNDDGKPDEVIYAWRSFEAYPICVGVAGAESVRVPLTGDGRHDLGAMAEAVTARTRMILLCTPNNPTGPILTAEETERFIKQVPSDVVVVIDEAYQEFVRDEHAVDGIDMYRKYSNVVVLRTFSKAHGLAGLRVGYSVSHPELTQHLRVTATPFAVSQIAETAAVTSLEHFGEVVERVQSLVDERDRVTAGLRDLGWFVPEAQGNFVWLNLGADSAEFAALAGERALSVRAFADEGVRVSIGETEANTRFLEVCAIYTKPPRRS; encoded by the coding sequence ATGACTTCATCAGAGAACCCGGCCGGGGGCGTCCGGCCCCGCCCGGTGGTAGACCTCCTTCCCCGCTACGCGGCCGGCAAACCGCCCGTCCCCGTTGAGGGCCTGGTCAGCTACAAGCTTTCCTCCAACGAAAACCCGCTCCCCCCGATCCCTGCAGTGCAGCAGGCCATCGCGGCGCAGAACGACTTCAACCGCTACCCGGATCCGCTGAGCAGCAAGCTCCGCGCCGCGCTCGCGGGATTCCTGGACGTACCCGCCGAGGACATCGTCACCGGCGCCGGCAGCCTCGGGGCTTTGAACCAGTTGCTCGCCACGTTCGCCGGGCAGAACGACGACGGCAAACCCGACGAAGTCATCTACGCCTGGCGCTCCTTCGAGGCGTACCCGATCTGCGTCGGCGTGGCCGGCGCCGAGAGCGTCCGGGTTCCGCTGACCGGCGACGGCCGCCACGATCTGGGTGCCATGGCCGAAGCCGTCACGGCCCGCACCCGGATGATCCTGCTGTGCACCCCGAACAACCCCACCGGCCCGATCCTCACCGCCGAGGAAACCGAGCGCTTCATCAAGCAGGTTCCCTCCGACGTTGTTGTGGTCATCGATGAGGCCTACCAGGAGTTCGTCCGCGACGAACACGCCGTGGACGGCATCGACATGTACCGGAAGTACTCCAATGTGGTGGTGCTGCGGACGTTCTCCAAGGCCCACGGCCTTGCCGGGCTGCGGGTCGGCTACAGCGTGTCCCACCCCGAGCTCACGCAGCACCTGCGAGTCACGGCCACCCCCTTCGCGGTCTCCCAGATCGCCGAAACCGCCGCGGTGACCTCGCTGGAGCACTTCGGCGAGGTTGTAGAAAGGGTACAAAGCCTCGTGGACGAACGCGACCGGGTCACCGCCGGACTGCGGGACCTCGGCTGGTTCGTGCCGGAGGCCCAGGGCAACTTCGTGTGGCTCAACCTGGGTGCCGACAGCGCGGAATTCGCCGCCCTTGCGGGGGAACGGGCGCTCTCCGTGCGGGCCTTCGCCGACGAGGGTGTCCGGGTCAGCATCGGCGAAACCGAGGCGAACACCCGCTTCCTGGAAGTCTGTGCGATCTATACAAAACCGCCGCGGCGTTCCTAG
- a CDS encoding phage holin family protein — protein MRSFIVRVIINGLALAIACWILTGLDISTPGNDTASTILGYLFIGVIFGLVNAFVKPVVSVLSLPITILTLGLFTVVINAAMLYLTSWISSYTTVHFTIDSFFWTAVLAALIISVVSLVASSLPALDR, from the coding sequence ATGCGCTCCTTCATCGTTCGAGTCATCATCAACGGGCTGGCCCTGGCCATCGCCTGCTGGATCCTCACGGGCCTGGATATTTCCACCCCAGGCAACGACACGGCCAGCACTATCTTGGGCTACCTCTTCATCGGCGTGATCTTCGGCCTCGTCAACGCCTTCGTCAAGCCCGTCGTCAGCGTGCTCTCGCTGCCGATCACCATCCTCACCCTCGGGCTTTTCACGGTGGTGATCAACGCGGCCATGCTCTACCTGACGTCCTGGATCAGCAGCTACACCACCGTGCACTTCACCATCGACAGCTTCTTCTGGACCGCGGTGCTCGCGGCCCTCATTATCAGCGTGGTCTCCCTCGTGGCCAGTTCGCTGCCCGCGCTCGATCGTTAG